The region GTGCCAGTGGCTGGATTAAAGGTGATCCAGCTTGGCAGCGGCGAACCATCTGCCAGTGTGGCGTTGAGGGTCAGCGTATCGCCGACATCCGGATCGGTGAAGGTGCCTGCCGGTACGGTGAAGTTCAGGCTGCCATCTTGTACCACGATTTGCGGCGGGATTGGCGTCGCCACCACCGGCGCATCGTTGACGTTGGTGACGGTCAGGCTGAAATCTGTATGCACCGTCGCGTTACTGCCGTCAGTGGCGGTGACGCGAATAGACAGGCTACCAACATCGGCATTGCCCGGCGTGCCGGAGAAGGTGCCGGTAGCAGCATTAAAGCTCAGCCAGGCGGGCAAGGCTGAACCGTTGGCCAGCGTGGCGCTCAAGGTCAGGGTATCGCCGACATCCGGATCGGTGAAGGTGCCTGCTGGTACGGTGAAGTTCAGGCTGCCATCTTGTACCACGCTTTGTGCCGGTATCGGTGTCGCCACCACCGGCGCATCGTTGACGTTGGTGACGGTCAGGCTGAAATCCGTATGCACCGAGGCGTTGCTGCCGTCGGTGGCAGTGACGCGAATAGACAGGCTGCCGACATCCGCACTGCCCGGCGTACCGGAGAAGGTGCCGGTGGTTGCATTGAACGTGATCCAGCTTGGCAGCGGCGAACCATCTGCCAGCGTGGCGCTGAGGGTCAGCGTATCGCCGATATCCGGATCGGTGAAGGTGCCACTGGGTACAGTGAAACTCAGGCTGCCATTCTGTGCGATGCTTTGTGCGGGGATTGGCGTCGCCACCACCGGTGCATCGTTGATGTTGGTGATAGTCAGGCTGAAATCTGTATGCACCGAGGCATTGCTGCCATCGGTGGCGGTGACGCGGATGGACAGGTTACCGACATCCGCATTAACCGGCGTGCCGGAGAAGGTGCCAGTGGTCGGATTAAAGGTGATCCAGCTCGGTAGCGGTGAGCCGTTGGCCAGCGTGGCGCTCAAGGTCAGGGTATCGCCGACATCCGGATCGGTGAAGGTGCCTGCCGGTACGGTGAAGTTCAGGCTGCCATCTTGTACCACGCTCTGTGCTGGTATCGGTGTCGCCACCACCGGCGCATCGTTGACGTTGGTGACGGTCAGGCTGAAATCCGTATGCACCGAGGCGTTACCGCCATCGGTGGCAGTGACGCGGATAGACAGATTGCCGACCTCCGCATTGCCCGGCGTGCCAGAGAAGGTGCTGGTGGCCGGATTAAAGGTGATCCAGCTTGGCAGCGGCGAACCATCTACCAGCGTGGCGCTGAGTGTCAATGTATCGCCAACATCTGGATCGGTGAAGGTGCCACTGGGTACAGTGAAACTCAGGCTGCCATTCTGTGCGATGCTTTGTGCGGGGATTGGCGTCGCCACCACTGGTGCATCGTTGACGTTGGTGATAGTCAGGCTGAAATCTGTATGCACCGAGGCATTGCTGCCATCGGTGGCAGTGACGCGGATGGACAGGTTGCCGACATCCGCATTGCCCGGCGTACCGGAGAAGGTGCCAGTAGTCGGATTAAAGGTGATCCAACCCGGCAGCGGCGAACCATCTGCCAGCGTGGCGCTCAAGGTCAGGGTATCGCCATCCGGATCGGTGAAGGTGCCTGCGGGTACGGTGAAGCTCAGACTGCCATCTTGTACCACGCTCTGTGCGGGGATCGGCGTCGCCACCACCGGCGCATCGTTGACGTTGGTGACGGTCAGGCTGAAATCCGTATATACCGAGGCGTTGCTGCCATCGGTAGCGGTGACGCGGATAGACAGGCTACCGACATCGGCGTTGCCCGGCGTGCCGGAGAAGGTGCCAGTAGTCGGATTAAAGGTGATCCAGCCTGGCAGCGGCGAACCATCTGCCAGCGTGGCGCTGAGGGTCAGGGTATCGCCGACATCCGGATCGGTGAAGGTGCCTGCCGGTACGGTGAAGCTCAGGCTGCCATCTTGTACCACGCTTTGTGCCGGGATTGGCGTTGCCACCACAGGGGGATTGCCAACGACTACCGTCAACGTTGAGGTCGCGCTGCGGCTGGCATCGTCATTGGCGGTAACCGAAATGGTACGTGCACCGCCGCTAGGCGTTGTCGCCACATTGACATAGACGATAGCGCGTAGTGCGGTCTGGAAGGCTTCTGACGTAGCGCCACCTGTGAGAGTCAGGGTTTGGCCGCCATCCCCTGACACGTTGATGCCCGCAGCATGGGCAGCCAGTAATGCCTGTTGCGATAACGTCAAGTATTCGCTAGCGCCATCAGTACTGCCAGCGAGCGCGAGCGTCAGAGTCCACAGACGAGTATCGCCATCGGTTTGCGACAGCGTCGCCAGCATATCGGTTATGGGGACGCCCGTGCTCAGACCGCTTGAGACGGTGGCGCTATAGTCACTGCCCGCTCCTGCACCGTTCAGGTCCACTTGTGGACTCACACCCGAAGCAAACTGTGATTCGTAAGCACCGATATCGACAGCCCCTTGTCGCACACGATCCAGACCCCGCGCATCACCATTGCCGGTAACATAGAAACGATCGCCCTGATTAATGGCATTGCTGGCTGTAGCAGCCAGCCGAGGATCTGACGATGACACCAGATCCACACTACTGCCGATCAGGTTATTACCGCCATTTAGGGTATAGGAACCGTTACTGGTGGTGTCGTTATGGATGACCATATCGACAGTATTGCCCGATATAATCGAGTTGCGCACACTGGTAACCCAGCTAGAGGCATGGTTGGTGAAGTGAAACTGAATACCGGCATCCTGACCGGTGATGGTGGTGTTCATTAAGGTGACATGCGTGTTGGGCGCGTTGGTGCTGCCGCTTGCCGCCAGATAGAGACCCGCCACGCCAATCGACCCATTGGCCGCATTGGCGCCAATATTGTTGTAGATGGATGAATTGGTGATCGACAGCGAGAGTGTTTGTTGGGCTGACACGAACAGCTTGATCACGCCTTCTTCATTCATGCCGCCCGACTGGGTATTATCATGGATATTGACCTGATCGAGATCGAAGATGTAGGCACCTTGTTGAATATTGCTCAGGTCAATCATGCCATTGCCCCACCCGCCATCGTCGGTGTTCCCCGTAATATCAACGTTGTACAACCTGAAGTTGATATCTAATGCGCTAGCATTGATCCCCAGCACACCACCTGAGAACTGGTTGGTGTTGGTGGTGAAATTCGTCAATGTCAGGTTCTGGATGGCGAGCGTCATTGACGAGGTGTTGATTTGGAAGCCGGAATAACCGCCACCGTTCAGGGTAAAGCTTTGCCCGTCGATCAGCATGGAACTGGTCGGTACCAGCAGGCCTTCAGCCAGCGTCACGTTGGTCTGCAATACGATACGGTCAATGCCGGGGGTGACGTTGGCCCAATACAGCGCCTCGCGCAGACTGAGCCCGCCGCCATCATTGATATCATCTTGCAGTGTATTGCCATTGCCAAAGGACGCATCGTCGCCGGTATCGTCTCCAGAGGTAACATACAGCGCGCTGTTGCTCGCTAACACATTGACTGAAGAGGTAAGGTTCAGCGACGTGGTGTTGTTGTTGGTCCCGCTATCTCTGACGGCGGTTAAGGACACATCCCGTGTTGCCGCCGTAACGCTGCTGTTGCTATTGCCGTAGCGTAAGCCATCCACCAGACCGGCAAATTGCGTGTTGCTGGCGGTCATCCCGCTCAACTGTAGCGTCACCGTATTGCCGACACGCGTTACCGTATAACTGCCGATGCCGGTCAGTGTGCCGCTGCCATTGCTCGCTAGGCTGATGGTGTTGCCCGCCACGCTGATAAATTCACCGCTGTCGTTGACGTTGGACACGGTCAGAGTCAGTGCGTTAAAGGTCTGCCCGCTGTCCCGCGTGTCTGCGCTGACGCCGCTGAACAGATCGACAGCACCCGCCATTCCGCCAATAAATATCGGATTGCTGCCCGTGGCGGACAAGGTTGGTGCGGTGCTGCTTGCGGCGGTCGTGACATCAAGCTTGACGACGCTGACGGTGGCATTACCGGCGCTGTCTCTGGCGACCACATACACATCATAGGCGGTGGCTGCGGCTAAACCCGTCAGGGTCAGGGATTGACTGTAGGGCGCGCTGCCGGCTAACTGACTGCCGAAAGTGAGTGCCAGGCTACCTGAGGCGTTCTGCCCGTTAATGACCTGAGTGACGCTCGGTGCACTGGCGCCGTCGGGGAGCACCACATAATAGATGGTGCCCCGTTCGTTGAGGTCAGTATTAAGGGTAAAACCGCTCACTGTCGGTGCGGTGATTGTGGGTGTCGCGTCAAACGTAGGCGCGATATCGTCAGCCACCGTTAAGGTGATGACCTTCTCATAGGTTGCTTGCCCGTCGGAGACCTGGAGACGCACGGAATAGGTTCCGGGTGCCATGGTGGCGGCATTGACCGCTCTCAGCGTGCTGCCGCTGAGGATAAAGAGTGCATTATCAGTACTGCCAGCGCCACTCACCAGACTGTAGGTAAATGTGGTGGAGTCTACGTCGGTTGCCGACAACGTCCCAACGATGCCATTGCTGCCCAGAGACTGGCCGAATGTTGTGTTGGAAAGCGCCAGATCCGTTGGGGCATCGTTGACCGCAACCACGGCCACGGTGCTGCTAATGGCTAAGGCCGTGCTGTTATTGCTGGCACCTGAATCGGTGACCTGAGTCAGGGTCACGACCCGTGCGGTGGTATGGGGATTTTCACTGCTGTTGCCGTAGGTCATGCCAGATAGCAAGGTGCCCATATCGGCATTGCTCAATGCCGCTCCGCTTAGGCTGACGACTGCCGTGCCAGCGCTGAGGGAGACACTGGCCGAACCGTAACCACTGCCAAGTGTGACGCTATTGCCATTGATCAAGGACACCTTGACGCCATTGATATTCAAGTATTCGGTACTGTCTGCTACGTTGGTGACGGTAAAGGTGGCGCTGGTAAAGGTTTGCCCACTGTCGTTGGTATTCGCGATTACATTAGTAAATAAGCTGACGGCGGCACCGTTTTCTGTATAGGTCGGATTGGTCGCTGAGCCAGCTATGCTGGGAACGTTATCGGTGGGAGCTGCGAGAGATGCAGTGACGATATTATCCCATGTAACAGTACCGTTACCGATTGTTGCTGTTGTTAATCTCACCTCGTCAATATCTTGAAACGCATTAGAGAGCGTCGCCGTCTGGAATGCTACCGTGAGGGTGATGGTTTGCGTTGCCCCCGCCACCGCGCTACCGTCTTTATACCCCGTGATGGTGAACGTTGATACGTAATTGCCTAGCCCTCTAAGATCAATACTCGATAGTTTGAATTCGCTGCCATCCGTCGATTTAAGTGCAAAATAGTTAAGATTTCCCCCAGGAGTAACAATCGTATTCAGGACCTGGTTACCGCTTATCGCAACAGTTTGAATGGTTACATTGCCAGTACTGTTAGCAACGTAGGTAAAACCGTTGTTTTGATCGTTATACGTTTGGAGACCCGGTTGGGTTTTGACAAATTCTTCCGTGCCTGAAAATTGCGAGAACGTGTTAGTACCATGCGTTGGGGAAGCCAACAAACTATTGTATTCTTGCGCGATGGTTCCCAGTGCTGCGCCGGTTGTCTCTATATTGCCAACCGTTGTTTCCAGTTGCCAGTTGCCACCTTTGGATGCTGCGCCCGTCAAATCATCTGAGGCTGCAATATCTGCCTGAGTGAGCTGTGATAGTAAAGAGACAAAACTTTTTCCTGTGTCCTGTGCAATATCACAGCCATAAAGCAGCAGATCGCCATCCTGTGTTAGCGCGGTGCCGAGTTTAGCCAGGTCGGCCGAACGTGCTTCCGCCGTAGCGCTATCCAGCGTCAGATTACCAAGGCGAACTTGTCCTTCGTTGCCATGGCTCAATATATGGATCGCATCGTAACCCGTATGAGTTTCAGCCCATACCGCCATCTGCGTCAGGCCGTCTTTGCTACTATCCAATAAAAATACATCAACCCCAGCGGGGACACTGTTGACCAGTGTTTGGTAATCCGTCAGCGCTGTGTCAATAAATACCGCTTCTTTACGTATTGTTTCGCCTGCAACAGCCTGTACAACGACGTCAGTCGTGATGTCATGCGTGGCACTATTCTGATCGGATGATGTGTTGTTCTCCGATGTGGCCTCAGCAGAATGATTTGCGGTCTGTGCAGGATTAGGATTAGAAGAAGCCGTGGCGTCACTCGAGTTACTGGTTTCGGCCTGAGTGGCCGTTGCGGCGATTGCGCCGTCAAATAAGACGCGGGATTCAAGGGCAAAACCAAGAGGAGCGGAATAAGTCTGCTCAATATGGTCAGTTGGATGGTCATTTTTCTTACTGAATAATTGGCGCCACAGCATAAGACATACTCCAGAGTGGTGTTAGTACGTATAATTTTTCTACAGCTAATATCGGGAAGTCATCACTAAATACGGACTATCGGTACGCTTGCCATCGTGACTACCAACAGACCACTCCTATGTCCATCATTAGATTACATATTGCGCTTTTAATTTCAAAATCTTACAGATGTCGCGCTCCCCTAAAAATGAGGGAAGCGCGTAGTTATATTAGTTTGGGTTTACAGGATAAACGCCCATAGTAGCGATGCACGCAGTGAGACCTACACTGGGGTTACGAACACTAAAAGGTGTACCGCCAATATTAGGGGAAATGGTTATACCCGTTAGGTTGCTCACACTAAACGGGGCTGAAAATGGTTTCAACGTTGTTGTAGGTGTGGCATTACTGTAAATTTTAGCTGGTGAGTCAACCCCACCAACGGCACTTAAATCAAACGAAGGAGACGTTGTCGCCAGTGATGTCGTGTTGTCTGGTACGTTGGCTGTTGCCGCACTGTTTACCACTGGAATAGCGATAGAAGCTGTACCGCTCACGCTTCCAGAAGAGGCAACAGTGGCCGGATGGATGTGTGGGGCAACGTTGCTCGTCGTCAATGAGACATTCTCTGCCCCAAATACTTGTCCACGAGTGACATTCGCTAATCCTGTTCCTTGTCCAGCCCCTACCGGTACGCGCCCACGCATGTCGGGGAGCATAAAGTTCCCCTGCTGTGGAGAACCTCCCCAGATATTTCCGATCAAGGCATAAAGCGCCTGATATTGATTGATAGTCACTGTTTGCCCATTTGCAGGCAGATAGCCCTCTGGGCAATAGCTGGTGACCATATAACAAATAGAGCCAATGTAAGGCTCAATACTGCATGCAGATGCGGTAGCTGGTTGCGATAGGCCTACAGCTAACACAGTTGCGATCGCAGATTTGGCAAACAGACGCTGAACGCATTTCATAAACATCTCTCCTTGGAATGGGGGATAATTCCACGCTGGGTGAAATATATCTGATGATTTTGATGCTTGGTCTTGTGATGCCTAACTTCACTTGCTAAGTAACATGTAATTTTATGTAAACAATAAAAACAAAATTACATATAAAAAGTGAAACTGGCAATAAGCTTTTACGTGGGCAGATAATAAAAAGATTTATTTTTTTAAATAATTGATTTTATTTGATATTTATTTGTCTTATCAAAGTGCGGATGTGCTGAAGTTGCTGCGATATGTGTATGTTGTCAGCGTAATAAAAAAACCAGAGAGAAATTTATTTGTTAATAAAATGTAGTGTATGTTCGACGCAATAGGTACGTGAAAACGTTAGGTAATCTTATTAACGGATGAAATAAAAAAAGGTGTAACGCTTTTCTACAGAGTCTGGAGCATTTCCTGCTCCAGATACCAGCGAAGATAGGCGTATATATCGAGGATAACCAGCCCGCTAAAAACCACTTTCCCTGATACCCAATGCCGCTACCCGACGCCACACCGTACCAAGAATAGATTCCTTTTCTCCTTCCAGAATAACGCTGCCCCGTAGAGGCTGTTGCAGCGGCAGAAATTGCTCTTCCTGTACCATAAAACGAACGCGGTACTGCGCCTGTACCGGTTGAGGATTGTGGTCGCGGTCGCGTCGCACGGCAATCGGGCCGTGGCGATCGGACGCGAGCATTTCTTGTTGTAGGTAAGCGCTGCCCGTGGGGGCGATGTCATGAAGCGTGACGTCAAGGCGTGGGAAAGCGGGATCGTCGGCAAGGAAGATGCCCTGCATGGTCTCTTGAGTACGAATGAGTGATTCTTCAGGTATATAGCCAACCACCCGTCCCTGCGTGGGTTCCACCACGCGTAATAATGGTGTATCCGCCGTTAGCCAGCGCCCAGCTGTCATATCACGTGCCAGATCGCGTACCACACCTGCTTGCGGTGCCCGAATCGTTAAGCGTTGACGCTGTGCTGCCAACCCACGATAGCGTGCCAGCGCCTCAGCTAACTGCCAATCCATGACCTGAATTTCACTCGCCGTTTCCTGTCGTGCCGCTCCACGCTGTCGCTGCTGTTGTAACTGGGCGATACGCTGACGCTCAATATCAAGACGATAATCCAGATCGACCGACGTCAGCTCTAGCAGGATGTCTCCGGCATCTACCCGCTGACCATCTGTAACGTGTAGCCGGTTAACCTGTGCCGGTACCGGACTGTAGAGGGTACTGACCTTCTCGGCTTCCAATACGGCAGGAATGTGGATGTTGCCACTCCATGGATAGAGCAAGATAAACAAGAGGGCTAAGCACAGCAGGGCGCTGCGCAAAAAAGCGATGGGGTGTATTGATTTTCGCATGGACCACCAGGCATAGGCTTCTTTGGCTATCGGTAGCGCGATAAACCAGACGATTTCAACCAGCATTAAACCAATGCCGATCACCTTGATAAAAAAGTGGTAAACCACCAGCGCGATGCCAAAGAACAGGAAAAAGCGCCATATCCAGGAGGCATAGCCCCACACCAGCAGTTTGCGCTGCAAGGATGGGGAAAGGTTTTCCGGCGCAGGGTGACCATGGCCGAACAGACTTTCCCGCAACCGCCAGCGGCAGAGCGCATAGGCACGTTCTTGCAGATTTTCTACGCGCCAGAAATCGCTAAGTAAAAAGTAGCCATCGAAGCGCATCAAAGGATTAAGGTTTACAACCAATGTGGTCAGCCACGTCGCGCTGGAAAGCATAAAGGCGGCTGTTCGTGCCGGGCCATCTGGCAGTAATGTCCAGGCCAATAGCGCAATAACCGCCAACATCAGTTCTGCCAGAATGCCGCCTGCGCCGATCAGCAAACGTGCCTGACGATCCTTCAGTTTCCAGGCGTCGGTAGCGTCAGTGTAAAACAAGGGAAATAACACGATAAAGGCAACGCCCATGCTTTGCACACGGCAGCCCGCCCGTTTGGCCATGAAGGCATGGCCTAGCTCATGGATAAATTTGGCGAACACCAGAGAGACACCGAACACGGCCATACCGGACAGGCTAAAGAGGTGTGGAAATGAATGGGTGTAACGTACCCAGTCTCGACTGACTAAAAATAAACCCAGCAGCAGGATTAATGGAAAGATCCAGACCAGAAAGGGCGCACCATAGCGCTGTAGCCACGGCCAACAGCGGTTGAGTACCGGATCGGGTCGCCACAGAGGAATAC is a window of Pectobacterium punjabense DNA encoding:
- a CDS encoding phage tail protein, producing MKCVQRLFAKSAIATVLAVGLSQPATASACSIEPYIGSICYMVTSYCPEGYLPANGQTVTINQYQALYALIGNIWGGSPQQGNFMLPDMRGRVPVGAGQGTGLANVTRGQVFGAENVSLTTSNVAPHIHPATVASSGSVSGTASIAIPVVNSAATANVPDNTTSLATTSPSFDLSAVGGVDSPAKIYSNATPTTTLKPFSAPFSVSNLTGITISPNIGGTPFSVRNPSVGLTACIATMGVYPVNPN
- a CDS encoding HlyD family efflux transporter periplasmic adaptor subunit encodes the protein MNPHLPPLRTDLQLVESAPGINGAPQWVLSDPITGRYFTLTPSAIRLLRHWPLRQPQQILDAANKEPGLPLRVKELEQLLQFLRQHDLVAASDPEQRRRYLGKAQAMRTSLWKSVLHQYLFFRIPLWRPDPVLNRCWPWLQRYGAPFLVWIFPLILLLGLFLVSRDWVRYTHSFPHLFSLSGMAVFGVSLVFAKFIHELGHAFMAKRAGCRVQSMGVAFIVLFPLFYTDATDAWKLKDRQARLLIGAGGILAELMLAVIALLAWTLLPDGPARTAAFMLSSATWLTTLVVNLNPLMRFDGYFLLSDFWRVENLQERAYALCRWRLRESLFGHGHPAPENLSPSLQRKLLVWGYASWIWRFFLFFGIALVVYHFFIKVIGIGLMLVEIVWFIALPIAKEAYAWWSMRKSIHPIAFLRSALLCLALLFILLYPWSGNIHIPAVLEAEKVSTLYSPVPAQVNRLHVTDGQRVDAGDILLELTSVDLDYRLDIERQRIAQLQQQRQRGAARQETASEIQVMDWQLAEALARYRGLAAQRQRLTIRAPQAGVVRDLARDMTAGRWLTADTPLLRVVEPTQGRVVGYIPEESLIRTQETMQGIFLADDPAFPRLDVTLHDIAPTGSAYLQQEMLASDRHGPIAVRRDRDHNPQPVQAQYRVRFMVQEEQFLPLQQPLRGSVILEGEKESILGTVWRRVAALGIRESGF
- a CDS encoding putative Ig domain-containing protein encodes the protein MLWRQLFSKKNDHPTDHIEQTYSAPLGFALESRVLFDGAIAATATQAETSNSSDATASSNPNPAQTANHSAEATSENNTSSDQNSATHDITTDVVVQAVAGETIRKEAVFIDTALTDYQTLVNSVPAGVDVFLLDSSKDGLTQMAVWAETHTGYDAIHILSHGNEGQVRLGNLTLDSATAEARSADLAKLGTALTQDGDLLLYGCDIAQDTGKSFVSLLSQLTQADIAASDDLTGAASKGGNWQLETTVGNIETTGAALGTIAQEYNSLLASPTHGTNTFSQFSGTEEFVKTQPGLQTYNDQNNGFTYVANSTGNVTIQTVAISGNQVLNTIVTPGGNLNYFALKSTDGSEFKLSSIDLRGLGNYVSTFTITGYKDGSAVAGATQTITLTVAFQTATLSNAFQDIDEVRLTTATIGNGTVTWDNIVTASLAAPTDNVPSIAGSATNPTYTENGAAVSLFTNVIANTNDSGQTFTSATFTVTNVADSTEYLNINGVKVSLINGNSVTLGSGYGSASVSLSAGTAVVSLSGAALSNADMGTLLSGMTYGNSSENPHTTARVVTLTQVTDSGASNNSTALAISSTVAVVAVNDAPTDLALSNTTFGQSLGSNGIVGTLSATDVDSTTFTYSLVSGAGSTDNALFILSGSTLRAVNAATMAPGTYSVRLQVSDGQATYEKVITLTVADDIAPTFDATPTITAPTVSGFTLNTDLNERGTIYYVVLPDGASAPSVTQVINGQNASGSLALTFGSQLAGSAPYSQSLTLTGLAAATAYDVYVVARDSAGNATVSVVKLDVTTAASSTAPTLSATGSNPIFIGGMAGAVDLFSGVSADTRDSGQTFNALTLTVSNVNDSGEFISVAGNTISLASNGSGTLTGIGSYTVTRVGNTVTLQLSGMTASNTQFAGLVDGLRYGNSNSSVTAATRDVSLTAVRDSGTNNNTTSLNLTSSVNVLASNSALYVTSGDDTGDDASFGNGNTLQDDINDGGGLSLREALYWANVTPGIDRIVLQTNVTLAEGLLVPTSSMLIDGQSFTLNGGGYSGFQINTSSMTLAIQNLTLTNFTTNTNQFSGGVLGINASALDINFRLYNVDITGNTDDGGWGNGMIDLSNIQQGAYIFDLDQVNIHDNTQSGGMNEEGVIKLFVSAQQTLSLSITNSSIYNNIGANAANGSIGVAGLYLAASGSTNAPNTHVTLMNTTITGQDAGIQFHFTNHASSWVTSVRNSIISGNTVDMVIHNDTTSNGSYTLNGGNNLIGSSVDLVSSSDPRLAATASNAINQGDRFYVTGNGDARGLDRVRQGAVDIGAYESQFASGVSPQVDLNGAGAGSDYSATVSSGLSTGVPITDMLATLSQTDGDTRLWTLTLALAGSTDGASEYLTLSQQALLAAHAAGINVSGDGGQTLTLTGGATSEAFQTALRAIVYVNVATTPSGGARTISVTANDDASRSATSTLTVVVGNPPVVATPIPAQSVVQDGSLSFTVPAGTFTDPDVGDTLTLSATLADGSPLPGWITFNPTTGTFSGTPGNADVGSLSIRVTATDGSNASVYTDFSLTVTNVNDAPVVATPIPAQSVVQDGSLSFTVPAGTFTDPDGDTLTLSATLADGSPLPGWITFNPTTGTFSGTPGNADVGNLSIRVTATDGSNASVHTDFSLTITNVNDAPVVATPIPAQSIAQNGSLSFTVPSGTFTDPDVGDTLTLSATLVDGSPLPSWITFNPATSTFSGTPGNAEVGNLSIRVTATDGGNASVHTDFSLTVTNVNDAPVVATPIPAQSVVQDGSLNFTVPAGTFTDPDVGDTLTLSATLANGSPLPSWITFNPTTGTFSGTPVNADVGNLSIRVTATDGSNASVHTDFSLTITNINDAPVVATPIPAQSIAQNGSLSFTVPSGTFTDPDIGDTLTLSATLADGSPLPSWITFNATTGTFSGTPGSADVGSLSIRVTATDGSNASVHTDFSLTVTNVNDAPVVATPIPAQSVVQDGSLNFTVPAGTFTDPDVGDTLTLSATLANGSALPAWLSFNAATGTFSGTPGNADVGSLSIRVTATDGSNATVHTDFSLTVTNVNDAPVVATPIPPQIVVQDGSLNFTVPAGTFTDPDVGDTLTLNATLADGSPLPSWITFNPATGTFSGTPGNSDIGILSIKVTANDGDASASTTFNLTVTPLNQAPVVSTPIPPQSVAQDGGFNFTVPAGTFTDPDVGDTLTLSATLANGSPLPSWITFNAATGTFSGTPDNADVGNLSIRVTATDGSNASVHTDFGLTITNLNDAPVVSGSVPPQILAQGGSLNLTLPAGLFTDPDVGDTLTLSATLADGSPLPSWITFNAATGTFSGTPGNADVGSLSIRVTATDSSNATVHTDFSLTVTNVNDAPVVSGSVPSQTLAQGGSLNLTLPAGLFSDPDVGDTLTLSATLADGSPLPSWITFNAATGTFSGTPGNADVGSLSIRVIATDSSNATVHTDFGLTVTNVNDAPVVSGSVPPQILTQGGSLNLTLPAGLFSDPDVGDTLTLSATLADGSPLPSWITFNAATGTFSGTPGNADVGSLSIRVIATDSSNATVHTDFGLTVTNVNDAPVVSGSVPPQTLAQGGSLNLTLPAGLFSDPDVGDTLTLSATLADGSPLPSWITFNAATGTFSGTPGNADVGNLSIRVTATDSSNATVHTDFGLTVTNVNDAPVVSGSIPPQTIAQGGGLNFTLPTGLFTDPDVGDTLTLSATLADGSPLPSWITFNAATGTFSGTPGNADVGSLSIRVTATDSSNATVHTDFGLTVTNVNDAPVVSGSVPPQTLAQGGSLNLTLPAGLFSDPDVGDTLTLSATLADGSPLPSWITFNAATGTFSGTPGNADVGNLSIRITATDSSNATVHTDFGLTVTNVNDAPVVSGSIPPQTIAQGGGLNFTLPTGLFTDPDVGDTLTLSATLANGSPLPSWLRFDPAIGTFSGTPGNADVGTLVIRVTATDSSNTSISTSFGLTVTNVNDAPVVATPIPPQSVAQDGGFNFTVPDGTFSDPDGDTLTLSATRQRVTAAELATLRSDYRHLLRHAGQCGCRYVGNPGNGHRRQQYLHQHQLWPDGY